A genomic window from Hirundo rustica isolate bHirRus1 chromosome 14, bHirRus1.pri.v3, whole genome shotgun sequence includes:
- the LOC120759386 gene encoding protocadherin gamma-B5-like: MTKKYGNYLLKFNRLWSRIKKELLLLVSAAAERGRCRCRPEPRPEPGPVERGRAAAAAASRRLRVPLLAAAERRWSRGRRSVLPPQAARSPGAGRSGSGSGGAFQAAFCQARAAAREAGQRRRRCGSAASAAGRRMAERRRQRRGPGGGRALPAALLLCLWCRAAAERVRYAIPEELAAGSLVGPLARDLGLSADELPARKLQVASAGKKQPKYFSVNEENGNLYVNERLDREEMCGDSATCSVSFEALVHNPLNVFRVEVAIEDVNDNSPVFSKAALDLEIGELIPPGARFPLETARDADVGSNSLLTYQLTSNPSLTLAVTENPDGSKQPELVLERALDREKQSSFELVLTAVDGGDPARSGTVQVRINVTDANDNPPVFSKKMYEARVAENLPVGSLVLKVRATDADAGTNGRVSYSLGNVPDSISALFAVERESGEVMTVGPLDFEERNKYSFVLEARDGGGLVSHCKVQIDVTDENDNAPEITILSLSSPVPEDAPAGTVVALLNVNDPDSGENGQVSCELSGEAPLSIVASAGGSYKVVTASALDREQAAEHRVTVVARDRGRPALRSSAELVLEVSDVNDNAPVFEEAAYSAYVAENNAAGALVLRVQARDADAGANGRVSYWLAGGSAGAAGAAPPVSVEARSGALYAQRSFDYERCREFAVAVRAQDGGAPARSSTATVRVFVLDRNDNAPRVLWPAPAAAAAGEAAGAAASPFEVVPRSAEAGYLVAKVVAVDADAGRNAWLSYELVQASEPALFRVGLHSGEVRTARAVSERDAAKQRLVAVVKDHGQPALSATATLHVVLAESLQEALPELSERAAGAEAPAAELHFYLVLALALLSALFLLSVALAVLARLRRAGPPAVLRCLGAQRFSVAGAAFPADFCEGTLPYSYNLCVAAPARALPEAAWPPPPVPVLSAEELLSGDSCQKPSPNSGAETGEPPADPDAPQVCKASRSRYSH, from the coding sequence ATGACCAAAAAGTACGGAAACTACCTTCTCAAATTTAATCGCCTTTGGAGTCGCATAAAGAAGGAGCTTCTGCTGTTGGTGTCGGCAGCAGCGGAGAGAGGCCGGTGCCGGTGTCGGCCCGAGCCCCGCCCAGAGCCGGGCCCCGTTGAGCGCGGCCGTGCGGCGGCTGCAGCGGCGTCGCGGCGCCTCCGGGTGCCGCTGTTGGCCGCCGCCGAGCGGCGCtggagccgcggccgccgcaGCGTCCTGCCCCCGCAGGCTGCTCGCTCGCCCGGCGCCGGCcgcagcggcagcggcagcggcggtGCCTTTCAGGCAGCTTTCTGTCAGGCGAGAGCGGCCGCGAGGGAGGcagggcagcggcggcggcggtgcggGAGCGCGGCGAGCGCTGCGGGCCGGAGAATGGCGGAGAGGCGGCGGCAGAGGcgcgggccgggcggcgggCGAGCGCTGCCGGCCgcgctgctgctgtgcctgtggtgcCGGGCGGCGGCCGAGCGGGTCCGCTACGCCATCCCCGAGGAGCTGGCCGCAGGCTCGCTCGTGGGGCCGCTGGCGCGGGACCTGGGGCTCAGCGCGGACGAGCTGCCGGCGCGCAAGCTGCAGGTGGCGTCTGCCGGCAAGAAGCAGCCGAAATATTTCAGCGTGAATGAGGAGAACGGGAACCTGTACGTGAACGAGAGGCTGGACCGGGAGGAGATGTGCGGCGACTCGGCGACCTGCTCCGTCAGCTTCGAGGCGCTGGTGCACAACCCGCTCAATGTTTTCCGTGTCGAGGTGGCGATCGAGGACGTGAATGACAACTCCCCGGTGTTCAGCAAGGCTGCTCTGGACCTGGAGATCGGAGAATTAATCCCTCCTGGAGCTCGTTTTCCCCTGGAGACCGCACGAGACGCGGACGTTGGGAGTAACTCGCTGCTGACTTATCAGCTCACCAGCAACCCGTCTTTGACATTGGCTGTTACAGAGAACCCCGACGGAAGCAAGCAGCCGGAATTGGTGCTGGAGAGAGCGCTGGACCGGGAGAAGCAGAGCTCCTTTGAGCTCGTGCTGACGGCAGTGGACGGCGGGGATCCAGCGAGGTCTGGGACTGTCCAGGTTCGTATCAACGTGACAGACGCCAATGACAACCCGCCCGTGTTCAGCAAAAAGATGTACGAGGCGCGAGTGGCGGAGAATCTGCCGGTGGGGTCTCTGGTTCTAAAGGTGCGGGCCACGGATGCAGACGCGGGCACCAACGGGCGGGTTTCTTACTCCTTGGGCAACGTCCCTGACAGTATCAGCGCACTGTTTGCTGTCGAAAGGGAGAGTGGCGAGGTCATGACTGTGGGTCCCCTCGATTTCGAGGAGAGGAATAAATACAGCTTCGTCCTGGAGGCGAGGGACGGGGGGGGTTTGGTATCACACTGCAAAGTGCAAATAGACGTCACGGACGAGAATGACAACGCGCCCGAGATCACCATTCTGTCACTGTCGAGTCCTGTGCCCGAGGACGCACCTGCAGGCACAGTGGTGGCTCTCCTGAACGTAAATGACCCAGACTCCGGCGAGAACGGTCAGGTGTCGTGCGAGCTGTCGGGAGAGGCGCCGCTGTCGATCGTGGCGTCGGCGGGCGGCTCGTACAAGGTGGTGACGGCGAGCGCGCTGGACCGCGAGCAGGCGGCCGAGCACCGCGTGACGGTGGTGGCCCGGGACCGGGGCAGGCCGGCGCTGCGGAGCAGCGcggagctggtgctggaggtgtCGGACGTGAACGACAACGCGCCGGTGTTCGAGGAGGCGGCGTACAGCGCGTACGTGGCGGAGAACAACGCGGCGGGCGCGCTGGTGCTGCGCGTGCAGGCGCGGGACGCGGACGCGGGCGCCAACGGGCGCGTGAGCTACTGGCTGGCGGGCGGCAgcgcgggcgcggcgggcgcggcgccgcCGGTGTCGGTGGAGGCGCGGAGCGGCGCGCTGTACGCGCAGCGCTCCTTCGACTACGAGCGCTGCCGCGAGTTCGCGGTGGCCGTGCGGGCGCAGGACGGCGGCGCGCCGGCGCGCAGCTCCACGGCCACGGTGCGCGTCTTCGTGCTGGACCGCAACGACAACGCGCCGCGGGTGCTCTGGCcggcgccggcggcggcggcggcgggcgaagcggcgggagcggcggcgagTCCTTTCGAGGTGGTTCCGCGCTCGGCCGAGGCCGGCTACCTGGTGGCCAAGGTGGTGGCGGTGGACGCGGACGCGGGGCGCAACGCGTGGCTGTCGTACGAGCTGGTGCAGGCGTCGGAGCCGGCGCTGTTCCGCGTGGGGCTGCACAGCGGCGAGGTGCGCACGGCGCGGGCCGTGTCCGAGCGGGACGCGGCCAAGCAGCGCCTGGTGGCCGTGGTGAAGGACCACGGGCAGCCGGCGCTGTCGGCCACGGCCACGCTGCACGTGGTGCTGGCCGAGAGCTTGCAGGAGGCGCTGCCGGAGCTGAGCGAGCGGGCGGCGGGCGCCGAGGCGCCGGCGGCCGAGCTGCACTTCTACCTGGTGCTGGCGCTGGCGCTGCTGTCGGCGCTCTTCCTGCTGAGCGTGGCGCTGGCCGTGCTGGCGCGCctgcgccgggccgggccgcccgCCGTGCTGCGCTGCCTGGGCGCGCAGCGCTTCTCGGTGGCCGGCGCCGCCTTCCCGGCCGACTTCTGCGAGGGCACCTTGCCCTACTCCTACAACCTGTGCGTGGCGGCGCCGGCCCGCGCCCTGCCCGAGGCCGCttggccgccgccgcccgtgCCCGTCCTGTCGgcggaggagctgctgagcgGCGATTCCTGCCAGAAACCGAGCCCCAACAGCGGCGCCGAGACCGGGGAGCCGCCCGCCGACCCCGATGCACCGCAGGTCTGTAAAGCCTCTCGCTCGCGCTATTCGCATTGA
- the LOC120759332 gene encoding protocadherin beta-15-like, giving the protein MAIARQVLCVCAFLSLPHAGAEPIRYSVAEEAESGSLVGKLAEDAGLTPAQLSARRARLVSDDGRQHFRLDRASGRLVVAGRLDREELCGQAASCMLPFELLLAEPLQFFRVEVALEDINDHSPVFRDDLVSLKILETSDLGSRFPLEGARDLDIGHNGIQSYNIYPESEYFSVSYGSRSQDDKYLELVLEKPLDREEQAEMSFSVIAEDGGSPPRSGTTQVHVVILDANDNAPIFTKEVYIGQVLENMPEGSVVLTVLATDQDAGVNGDISYQLSQAVGQSDSAFVIDPKTGEIKLTKPLDFEDSEHHELRVRATDGGGLSAICKVLVEVVDVNDNAPELVVSSFSSPLPENTVPGTVVALFSVRDRDSGANGKISCALEDQLLFSLRPAYKNYYELVTVSALDREETAQYVLSVTAADAGSPPLTTTQTFTVDVSDVNDNAPVFSQTSYTMYVRENNVPTVFVGAVSAADADVGLNAKVTYSLAPAQAAERPRCSCISVNSENGQVFVLRPLDYEHLRQTEVTVMASDAGSPPLRANVTVRLVVLDENDNAPLVLYPGQESGAASSELVPVSAEAGYLITKVVAVDADSGQNSWLSYHLLRATEPGLFTVAVQSGEVRLRRPVTDRDSVKQKLVVLVRDNGQPPLSATAALSALLLKDFSDVRLPHSSAATEEQDGSLTTYLIISLAFVSLLFLISAAVFVARKVCRRKELQAGHVLYGADNLQSGLADAAAAGTLPRAYCYEISLTTGSGNSEFKFLKPILPSLPPQHCATGQGPEEGQDFPCVPVSTEDMAPDNPGTLSARQFNALSFD; this is encoded by the coding sequence atGGCGATCGCAAGGCAAGTGCTTTGTGTCTGTGCTTTCCTCTCGCTGCCGCACGCTGGCGCCGAGCCCATCCGCTACTCCGTAGCCGAGGAGGCGGAAAGCGGCTCCCTGGTCGGCAAGCTGGCCGAGGACGCGGGGCTGACGCCGGCGCAGCTCTCGGCTCGCCGCGCCCGCCTGGTGTCGGACGACGGCCGGCAGCACTTTCGCTTAGACCGCGCCTCCGGCCGCCTCGTCGTGGCGGGGAGGCTGGACCGGGAGGAGCTGTGCGGCCAGGCCGCCAGCTGCATGCTCCCCTTCGAGCTGCTGCTCGCCGAGCCGCTGCAGTTCTTCCGGGTCGAGGTGGCTCTGGAGGACATCAATGACCATTCTCCTGTTTTCCGAGATGATCTTGTCAGTTTAAAAATCCTCGAAACGAGTGACCTGGGTTCTCGATTCCCGCTGGAGGGTGCTCGGGACCTCGATATTGGCCACAATGGCATCCAGTCTTACAACATCTATCCGGAGAGTGAGTACTTTAGTGTCTCTTACGGAAGTCGGAGTCAGGATGACAAGTATCTTGAACTGGTCTTGGAAAAGCCACTAGacagagaggagcaggcagagatgaGTTTCAGTGTTATTGCTGAAGATGGGGGCTCTCCTCCCAGGAGTGGAACCACCCAAGTCCATGTTGTAATTCTAGATGCAAATGACAATGCTCCCATCTTCACAAAGGAGGTGTACATTGGACAGGTTCTGGAGAACATGCCAGAAGGTTCTGTGGTTCTGACTGTGCTGGCAACTGATCAGGATGCAGGAGTTAATGGGGACATTTCCTATCAACTGAGCCAAGCAGTGGGACAGAGTGACTCAGCATTTGTGATTGATCCCAAAACTGGTGAAATTAAACTCACAAAACCTCTGGACTTTGAGGATTCAGAGCATCATGAACTTCGTGTGAGAGCCACAGATGGTGGGGGACTCTCAGCAATCTGCAAGGTGTTGGTGGAGGTGGTGGATGTGAATGACAATGCCCCAGAGCTGGTGGTCAGTTCCTTCAGCAGTCCCCTCCCCGAGAACACAGTGCCCGGCACAGTGGTTGCCCTGTTCTCGGTCAGGGACCGGGATTCTGGTGCCAACGGGAAGATCTCGTGTGCCCTGGAGGATCagctcctcttctccctgcgGCCAGCCTATAAGAATTACTACGAGCTGGTGACAGTGAGCGCGCTGGACCGCGAGGAGACGGCTCAGTACGTGCTGAGTGTCACAGCAGCAGATGCGGGGTCGCCTCCTCTCACGACCACGCAGACCTTCACTGTGGACGTCTCGGACGTCAACGACAACGCGCCTGTCTTCAGCCAGACGTCCTACACCATGTACGTGCGTGAGAACAACGTCCCCACGGTGTTTGTTGGAGCGGTCAGTGCTGCAGACGCTGACGTGGGGCTCAATGCCAAGGTGACCTATTCCCTGGCCCCGGCGCAGGCGGCAGAGCGGCCCCGGTGCTCCTGCATCTCGGTGAACTCTGAGAACGGACAAGTGTTTGTGCTGCGGCCCCTGGACTACGAGCACTTGCGGCAGACCGAGGTGACGGTCATGGCCTCTGACGCGGGCTCTCCTCCGCTCAGAGCCAACGTCACCGTGCGCCTCGTCGTGCTGGACGAGAATGACAACGCGCCGCTGGTGCTGTACCCAGGCCAGGAGAGCGGCGCGGCGTCCAGCGAGCTGGTGCCCGTGTCGGCTGAGGCGGGCTACCTCATCACCAAAGTGGTGGCCGTCGACGCCGACTCCGGCCAGAACTCCTGGCTCTCCTACCACCTGCTGAGGGCCACCGAGCCCGGGCTGTTCACCGTGGCTGTCCAAAGCGGGGAGGTGCGTCTGAGGAGGCCggtgacagacagggacagCGTGAAGCAGAAGCTCGTTGTCCTGGTCCGAGACAACGGCCAGCCCCCGCTGTCAGCCACCGCAGCTCTGAGCGCGCTGCTGCTCAAGGACTTCTCAGACGTGCGCCTCCCGCACAGCAGCGCGGCCACGGAGGAGCAGGACGGCTCCCTGACCACCTACTTAATCATCTCCCTGGCCTTTGTCtcactcctcttcctcatctccGCCGCGGTCTTTGTGGCTCGCAAGGTGTGCAGGAGAAAGGAGCTGCAGGCCGGCCATGTGCTTTATGGTGCCGACAACTTGCAGAGCGGCCTGGCCGATGCAGCCGCTGCAGGGACCCTGCCCCGCGCCTACTGCTACGAGATCAGCCTCACAACGGGCTCGGGCAACAGCGAGTTCAAATTCCTCAAGCCCAtcctccccagcctgccaccACAGCACTGTGCCACGGGCCAGGGCCCTGAGGAGGGACAGGAtttcccctgtgtccctgtcagCACAGAGGACATGGCACCAGACAATCCTGGGACTCTCTCTGCACGACAGTTCAACGCTCTTTCCTTTGACTAG